The genomic window ATTCCACATCCATTTGTAAGTCTTTCGACACTTTTTCAGCGGCGATTTCTAAATGTTTCTTACCGATGTAACAAAATGGGCAGGCGATATCGGACCAAATCTTGATGTTCATATACGTATGGGGATTTAATGCTAAAATTCATTCTGAAGATAGCAGTATGCACAACCAAGGTCAGAGTGTAATATTCTATGCTAGCTATAGACATTAGTGAACAAAAAAAGCCTCGCTTATAAAACGAGGCTTTCAATTTTAAGATCTATTCTGACTTATCACTGAACGGTAAAGTCTACATAGTACACCGTTTCACCCCAAATTAGGTTTAATCGACCCCCATTTGGTCCTTCTTCTACCGTAATGGTGAAGTCTTCGGTGTTATCACTTTTCGTCATCACCGTCATGGGTACACGGCCTAAGTCACGGGACTCGTCATAGGTTCTTCCGTTCTGCCCCGTTTGCTTATTGATGATTAAAGTACCTCCATCGGCTTCTGGAATAGTGAATAGAGTATATTCAGCCGCAGGAACCGTTAATGAACCGATTTTTAAATCTTTTGAAGTTTTAAAATGTGTAGCTCGGTTCGCTCCTGTTCTCCAGCGTTGCCCAAATGGTACAATGCCTCCAAACAAATCACGTCCACGACGTTTTGGTGAACCGTAGGATACTTCAAACTCAGCATGGCCTACCGTAAATGTCTCTGTTACAGCTCCGGATAAGGCTCCAAACGGGCTACCGTTTTTATCCGCTTCGGCAAAACGTTTTGCAACCGCATCTATGTCAACTTCATCTGTTCGGCTAACCACCAGTTTACGGGTAGTTAAACCTGCATCAAGCTCCATGATGTCGCCCTCTGCATTCACATCTACGCCCATAACTCCACGCGAAGGATGGCGGATAGTCATAGAATCAGAAGCTATTTTCGCAATCACAAAAGTTGAAGCTCTAGAGCCTGTAATTAAACGTTGATTGATGCTATCGGCATCCACTTCCGCGGCATAGTTGAATGCCAGCTCGAAAGGCCAATGCACCATATCTATAAAAGGAAGAATCCCTGGTTCATACGGCGTCATCAAATCGCGATAGGTACCATCGTTCGTTAATACTTTGGTAATTAAGCTGTCTCCCTCTCGAGCATAGGACCTACTGATTTCAGAACTACCATTAAAGCCTTCTTCAAGGGGATGATTACGAACGGTGTATGTGTCGATCCCACCTGTGTCATCCAAGATCAGCTCATAGGAGCTTAATCGGGTTCGTGGACTTCTTAGTACTACTTGTGCCGAAACACGATTCCCTATTTTTTCAAACTTCTCAACCGCAAGGGTATCATTCCCTAACAGCGTTATAAACCCGGCCTCATTATTGGGCGCCTCAACGGGTCCACAGGCGATAGCAAGCATGCTTACAGAAAGCACGCCTAATATTGATTTCATTCTCATACAACCTCCATCATTGATTGAATTATATCTTTATTTGATCTCGTCTAACATCTTGAGACGTGTTGCCTCAAACTCATCCCCCGCTTTCCATTTCTGTAGTTGATCTGAGTTTAGTGCTCTATAACCCACTTCAAAAAACAACTGAGTGTCTTTTGCGGCACCACTTAGATCCCAATATTCATTTATCTCATCATTTACTGAATGATAATTCGCAGCCGACACGCTATCTACAGTCTCTGCATATCCCTCTGACTTATTCACAAACTCTTCTCCCGGATTTGGGAAGATGGCTGGAATTCCCACCTTAGCCATATTAAAGTGATCAGAACGATAGAAGATACCTTGTTCAGGATTCGCATCAGGTTTAACCGTGCGTCCTCTTTCTTCAGCTACTTCTACCACTAAATCAGCAAGGCTATTTCGGCCATAACCCACAATCACTAAATCGGAGGTTTCTCCATATACATTCATTCCGTCGAGGTTAATATTCCCCGTTACTTTACCGGGATGAACGGTAGGATTTTGCCCCCAATACTGAGAACCCAAAAGTCCTACTTCCTCAGCTCCTACAACCACAGCAAGAACACTTCGCTTTAAATCACCTTGCACGCTTTTGTAAGCCTTCATCAAGTTCAGCACAGCACTCACGCCCGCAGCATTATCGGATGCGCCGTTATTAATATCATCACCATCAATAGGGTTTGTGATTCCTAAATGATCGTGGTGTGCAGTAAGCACTAAATACTCATCCTTCAATTCAGCATCTGAACCTTCAATTTTGGCAATTACATTCTTCGCGCTGATATCTCGGTATTCAGCATCTACCTTCACTGAAAGGCGCACATTCGCAAGAGGTACAGGTTCGAAATCTGGACTATCCGCAGCCTCAAGCATATCGTCAACATTTAAACCCGCGTGATTAAATAGTGCTTCACTCGCCTCGTAAGTCAACCAGCCATTCATTTCAGTAGCGCCCATATCTGCACCTTCATCACCCTTCACATAAAAACGCTCACGGCTCCATCCATTGGAAACTACATTCCAACCATAGCCTGCCGTTGGAGTGGTGTGAATGATAATGGCTCCAAGGGCCCCCATTTCTTTCGCCTTTTCATACTTGTAGGTGTAACGACCGTAGAACAATCGTGCATTGCCTCCAAATAGATTCGGATCATATTCAGGGTCATTATTCTTGATCACAATAATTTTTCCCTTCACATCCATGCCTTTGAAATCATCCCAATTTTCTTCGGGTGCTTGGATACCGTATCCAACATATACCAACTCAGCATTTTGAATGTCAACGCCTTCGCTTTGGTTGGCGGGCCATGCTACAAAATCCTCAAAGAAGGTGAAATCACTCAACTGGCGGTTGTTTGAAACACGACGCACACTCATTGTGTGGTTCATTGTTTTTTGGCCTAACAGTGGGAAAGCCTGTACATAGCTGCCATCTTCAACGCCCGAAGTGGCGCCCATGGCTTTAAATTGCTCCACCAAATAATCCACCGTCATTTGCTCGCCTTCGGTTCCGGTGGCACGGCCCATGTAATCGTCGGAGGCCAGAACCTCAATATGTTCCTTTAAACTCTCTTTAGTGATGGATTTCGCCACCTCATCTTTATTCGTAGATGTGCATGAAATAAAAACAGTACCTATTAAAGTAAGTGCAAAAAGCTTTTTCATTCGTCCTCAGGTTTTTTATTCTTTGTAGAGTCCGATTATAAACAGAAATCAACAGATTTGAGAATTTAAAGCTACATTCTTTATTCTTTTTACCAATTCAAGCTATTATGTCAAACTTTTCTGGACGAACAGTACTAATTACAGGTGCCGCTAGCGGAATTGGGCTCCTTATGGGTAAACTATCCCTAAAGCGTGGTGCTAAGCGCCTTGTGATGTGGGACATCGACCAAGAAGCGCTTCAAGCCACAGGCGATGAGCTACTGAATGCGGGCTACGAAGTTACTACCCAAGTGGTGGATGTTCGCAGTATCGATCAAATTGAACAAGCCCATTCAGAACTGCTAAATAGCCACATTCACGTCGACATCCTCATCAATAACGCTGGAGTGATTGTGGGGAAAGCCTTCGCCAAACATACTATTGCCGATATCAACAAAACGATGGAAGTAAATGCATTAGCACTGATGTATGTCACCCATACCTTCCTTCCCGATATGCAAGATCGAAATTCTGGCCATATTGTTAACATTGCCTCTGCCGCTGGACTCACTCCCAATCCTGGCATGACGGTTTATGCCGCAAGTAAATGGGCGGCGGTAGGCTGGTCTGATTCACTTCGCATTGAATTGGAAAAAACACATCCACGCATCAAAGTTTTAACGGTGATGCCCAGCTACATCAATACCGGTATGTTTGAGGGCGTAACTCCTCCTTTATTTGTACCGTTGTTAGACCCAGAGAAAATTTCTGTTAAGATTTTAGACGCTATAGAGAAGGATAAAATTCAACTGAAGGCACCGTTCATGGTTAAGACATCGCTGATTTTTCGAGGGCTACTCCCCCAACGTGCCTTCGACTTCATCGCGGGCAAGATATTCAAGGTGTATTCCTCTATGGACAACTTCAAAGGGCGTAACCATTCATGACAGCGATCGATCAATTACCCGATTATCTAGCCAAACAAAAAACGTACTTCAGCACTGGAGAAACCAAAAGTGTAGCCTTTCGCATTCGTCAACTGCGCTTACTGCGGGAGTTACTTCAAGATCACGAATCGGACTTAATTGAAGCGGTTCACAAAGACTTTAAAAAACCGGCTTTTGAAACTTATGCCACAGAGCTAGGCCTAATTTTTAATGATATAGGCTATGCCATTAAGAACTTGGATCAGTGGGCGAAACCGAAATCGGTGCCTTCGCCCATCGTGAACTTTCCTTCCAAGAATTTCATCATTACGGAACCCTATGGCTGTGCCCTTATCATTGCCCCTTGGAACTATCCATTGCTACTCAGCCTGCAACCCTTGGTAGGTGCCTTAGCCGCGGGTAACACCATCATTTTAAAACCTTCTGAACTCACACCACATACCTCTGAGTTATTGGCTTCCCTATTTTCAAAGTACTTCCAAGAAGAATATATCCGTGTAGTTTTGGGAGCTGCCGAGACCTCCAAGGCACTAGTTGAACTCGATTTCGACTACATCTTTTTTACTGGAAGTAACCGTGTGGGTAAGTCTATTATGCGTACGGCCGCAGAGCGCATCACCCCACTAACACTTGAACTAGGTGGGAAAAGTCCGTGCATCGTGGATGAAACGGCTAACCTCGAAATCTCTGCGAAGCGCATTGCTTGGGGGAAATTCATCAATGCCGGGCAAACCTGCGTGGCCCCCGATTACCTGCTGATTCAACCTTCTATAAAAAAGGAGTTTCTTGGATACCTCAAGGATAGCATTGAGCAGCTTTATGGTGCTAATCCTGAAGAAAGTGAAGACTATCCGCGCATCATCAACCAAGCACACTTTGAACGCTTGAGCAACCTTCTAGATGCTGGAACCACGGTTGCTGGTGGGCAGACCAATGCCGAAACTCTTTATATTGCCCCTACTGTAATTGATGACGTGACTAAAGACGACCCCGTGATGCAGGAGGAGATTTTTGGGCCTATTCTTCCTGTACTTGAATTCAATACCTTAGAAGAATGCGTAGAAATCATACATCGCCATCCACGTCCTTTGGCTCTA from Balneola vulgaris DSM 17893 includes these protein-coding regions:
- a CDS encoding DUF2911 domain-containing protein, encoding MKSILGVLSVSMLAIACGPVEAPNNEAGFITLLGNDTLAVEKFEKIGNRVSAQVVLRSPRTRLSSYELILDDTGGIDTYTVRNHPLEEGFNGSSEISRSYAREGDSLITKVLTNDGTYRDLMTPYEPGILPFIDMVHWPFELAFNYAAEVDADSINQRLITGSRASTFVIAKIASDSMTIRHPSRGVMGVDVNAEGDIMELDAGLTTRKLVVSRTDEVDIDAVAKRFAEADKNGSPFGALSGAVTETFTVGHAEFEVSYGSPKRRGRDLFGGIVPFGQRWRTGANRATHFKTSKDLKIGSLTVPAAEYTLFTIPEADGGTLIINKQTGQNGRTYDESRDLGRVPMTVMTKSDNTEDFTITVEEGPNGGRLNLIWGETVYYVDFTVQ
- a CDS encoding M28 family peptidase; its protein translation is MKKLFALTLIGTVFISCTSTNKDEVAKSITKESLKEHIEVLASDDYMGRATGTEGEQMTVDYLVEQFKAMGATSGVEDGSYVQAFPLLGQKTMNHTMSVRRVSNNRQLSDFTFFEDFVAWPANQSEGVDIQNAELVYVGYGIQAPEENWDDFKGMDVKGKIIVIKNNDPEYDPNLFGGNARLFYGRYTYKYEKAKEMGALGAIIIHTTPTAGYGWNVVSNGWSRERFYVKGDEGADMGATEMNGWLTYEASEALFNHAGLNVDDMLEAADSPDFEPVPLANVRLSVKVDAEYRDISAKNVIAKIEGSDAELKDEYLVLTAHHDHLGITNPIDGDDINNGASDNAAGVSAVLNLMKAYKSVQGDLKRSVLAVVVGAEEVGLLGSQYWGQNPTVHPGKVTGNINLDGMNVYGETSDLVIVGYGRNSLADLVVEVAEERGRTVKPDANPEQGIFYRSDHFNMAKVGIPAIFPNPGEEFVNKSEGYAETVDSVSAANYHSVNDEINEYWDLSGAAKDTQLFFEVGYRALNSDQLQKWKAGDEFEATRLKMLDEIK
- a CDS encoding SDR family oxidoreductase; the protein is MSNFSGRTVLITGAASGIGLLMGKLSLKRGAKRLVMWDIDQEALQATGDELLNAGYEVTTQVVDVRSIDQIEQAHSELLNSHIHVDILINNAGVIVGKAFAKHTIADINKTMEVNALALMYVTHTFLPDMQDRNSGHIVNIASAAGLTPNPGMTVYAASKWAAVGWSDSLRIELEKTHPRIKVLTVMPSYINTGMFEGVTPPLFVPLLDPEKISVKILDAIEKDKIQLKAPFMVKTSLIFRGLLPQRAFDFIAGKIFKVYSSMDNFKGRNHS
- a CDS encoding aldehyde dehydrogenase, giving the protein MTAIDQLPDYLAKQKTYFSTGETKSVAFRIRQLRLLRELLQDHESDLIEAVHKDFKKPAFETYATELGLIFNDIGYAIKNLDQWAKPKSVPSPIVNFPSKNFIITEPYGCALIIAPWNYPLLLSLQPLVGALAAGNTIILKPSELTPHTSELLASLFSKYFQEEYIRVVLGAAETSKALVELDFDYIFFTGSNRVGKSIMRTAAERITPLTLELGGKSPCIVDETANLEISAKRIAWGKFINAGQTCVAPDYLLIQPSIKKEFLGYLKDSIEQLYGANPEESEDYPRIINQAHFERLSNLLDAGTTVAGGQTNAETLYIAPTVIDDVTKDDPVMQEEIFGPILPVLEFNTLEECVEIIHRHPRPLALYLFSNTQSFEDAILERISFGGGAINDTITQMGNHHLSFGGVGASGFGSYHGKASFDTFSHQKSVMKKPFWPDVPLRYAPYDGKLGIVKKILK